In Agelaius phoeniceus isolate bAgePho1 chromosome 18, bAgePho1.hap1, whole genome shotgun sequence, one genomic interval encodes:
- the COMT gene encoding catechol O-methyltransferase — MLESSSVPLFSVFILLFILLLIVLLIRKNATAALIWNEIIREKVTNFIMNQSKEQRILNFVLQNAVRGDPCSVLDTIDKYCSQKEWAMNVGDEKGKILDKTVEEANPSVALELGTYCGYSAVRISRLLKAGARLLTVEFNPEFAAIAKQMIEFAGVQDKVKLLEGPSEEIIPQLKKKYEVDTLDFVFLDHWKDRYTPDTILLQECNLLRKGSVLLADNIIFPGAPDFLNYVRKSPHFQCTNYPSHLEYMQVEDAMEKAVFLG; from the exons ATGCTGGAGAGCTCTTCAGTCCCTTTGTTCAGTGTCTTCATCctgcttttcattttgctgCTCATTGTGTTGCTCATCAGGAAAAATGCCACTGCTGCCCTTATCTGGAATGAAATAATCCGGGAGAAAGTAACCAATTTCATCATGAATCAGAGCAAAGAACAGAGGATTTTAAACTTTGTGCTGCAGAATGCAGTGCGAGGAGACCCCTGCAGTGTGCTGGACACTATAGATAAATACTGCTCCCAGAAAGAGTGGGCCATGAACGTGGGTGATGAGAAAG GTAAAATTCTGGACAAGACAGTGGAAGAGGCCAATCCATCAGttgccctggagctggggacGTACTGTGGCTACTCTGCAGTGAGGATTTCTCGGCTACTGAAGGCAGGAGCCCGTCTGCTCACTGTGGAGTTCAACCCGGAATTTGCTGCTATAGCCAAACAGATGATTGAGTTTGCTGGAGTACAAGATAAG GTAAAACTCCTAGAAGGCCCTTCAGAGGAAATTATCccccagctgaaaaaaaaatatgaagtgGATACTCTGGATTTTGTGTTCCTGGACCACTGGAAAGACAGATACACACCAGACACCATCCTGCTTCAG GAATGCAACTTGCTGAGGAAGGGCTCAGTTCTTCTGGCTGACAATATCATTTTCCCAGGAGCTCCAGATTTCCTTAACTATGTCCGCAAGAGCCCCCATTTCCAATGCACTAACTACCCATCTCATCTGGAATATATGCAAGTGGAAGATGCTATGGAGAAGGCTGTGTTTTTGGGATAA